A stretch of Myxococcus hansupus DNA encodes these proteins:
- a CDS encoding DUF3467 domain-containing protein, with product MADTPKPPDMQLQIQMDDDVANGQYVNMALVNHSDTEFTLDFIYVQPQQPKARVRSRIITNPKHMKRLVAAMQDNIQRYEAKFGTISVPEEDGGMH from the coding sequence ATGGCGGACACTCCGAAGCCCCCGGACATGCAGTTGCAAATCCAGATGGATGACGACGTGGCCAATGGTCAGTACGTCAACATGGCCTTGGTGAACCACTCGGACACCGAGTTCACCCTGGACTTCATCTACGTCCAGCCCCAGCAGCCCAAGGCCCGGGTGCGCTCGCGCATCATCACCAACCCCAAGCACATGAAGCGCCTGGTGGCGGCGATGCAGGACAACATCCAGCGCTACGAGGCGAAGTTCGGCACCATCTCCGTCCCCGAGGAGGACGGCGGGATGCACTGA
- a CDS encoding alpha/beta hydrolase — MDPEKTAPFELGRGEDVCLLLHGFTGSPWDVRPLGEALAARGLRVVAPRLPGHGTTPQALLHVTWRDWQAAAERALHALNRGRGVFVAGLSMGALLALGLAARNPEAVRALTLVAPAVRFRGPRMFLIRQLARTPVLEWTHPWVAKTGTDISDPEALAEAPVLPAFPVARLRDLCTLQTLAIPDAARVRCPTLVAVAEQDHVVDPEGGRWLARRLTSAPSVRVLSLRQGFHVIPRDTAGPLLAVEVGDFLTQQQQHACYWEAPSPAAGA; from the coding sequence ATGGACCCCGAGAAGACGGCCCCTTTCGAGCTGGGCCGGGGCGAGGATGTGTGCCTGCTCCTCCATGGCTTCACCGGGAGCCCCTGGGATGTGCGCCCGCTGGGCGAGGCCCTGGCCGCCCGGGGCCTGCGCGTGGTGGCCCCCCGCCTGCCAGGCCACGGCACCACGCCCCAAGCCCTGCTCCATGTCACCTGGCGCGATTGGCAGGCGGCGGCGGAGCGGGCCCTCCACGCGCTGAACAGGGGCCGAGGCGTCTTCGTGGCGGGGCTGTCCATGGGCGCGCTGCTGGCCCTGGGGCTGGCCGCGAGAAACCCGGAGGCCGTGCGCGCGCTGACGCTGGTGGCGCCCGCGGTGCGCTTCCGCGGGCCGCGCATGTTCCTCATCCGGCAGCTCGCGCGCACCCCGGTGCTGGAGTGGACGCACCCCTGGGTGGCGAAGACGGGCACCGACATCTCGGACCCGGAGGCCCTGGCGGAGGCGCCCGTGCTGCCGGCCTTCCCGGTGGCCCGGCTGCGCGACCTCTGCACGCTTCAGACGCTGGCGATTCCGGACGCCGCGCGCGTGCGTTGCCCCACCCTGGTCGCGGTGGCGGAGCAGGACCACGTGGTGGACCCGGAGGGCGGACGGTGGCTCGCACGCAGGCTCACCTCGGCCCCGTCGGTGCGGGTGCTGTCGCTGCGCCAGGGCTTCCACGTCATCCCTCGCGACACGGCGGGGCCGCTGCTGGCGGTGGAAGTGGGTGACTTCCTGACGCAGCAACAGCAACACGCCTGCTACTGGGAGGCCCCCTCACCGGCTGCTGGTGCCTGA
- the hemF gene encoding oxygen-dependent coproporphyrinogen oxidase: MKTVDVESLKERMEAFTRSLQDDICAALERLDGTARFREDAWIRPGGGGGRTRVLEEGAVLEKAGVNTSVVFGELEEQFAQRLQGEGRRFWAGGISLVLHPRNPHVPTVHANYRFIHQGGKAWFGGGADLTPYYLYDEDATHFHRVHKAACDKHDADYYPRFKAACDGYFHLRHREETRGVGGVFFENMGGELEKEFAFIQDCGRAFLDAYLPIAERRKDTPVTQAQRFWQEVRRGRYVEFNLVYDRGTVFGLETRGRTESILMSLPPQVRWRYDHHPEPGTPEARLVEVLRQPRDWARGG; the protein is encoded by the coding sequence ATGAAGACAGTGGACGTGGAGAGTCTCAAGGAGCGGATGGAGGCCTTCACCCGGTCGCTGCAGGACGACATCTGCGCGGCCCTGGAGCGGCTGGACGGCACGGCGCGCTTTCGTGAGGACGCCTGGATTCGCCCTGGCGGCGGCGGCGGGCGCACCCGGGTGTTGGAGGAGGGCGCCGTGCTGGAGAAGGCCGGCGTCAACACGTCGGTGGTGTTCGGCGAGCTGGAGGAGCAGTTCGCGCAGCGGCTCCAGGGCGAGGGCCGCCGCTTCTGGGCCGGTGGCATCTCCCTGGTGCTGCACCCGCGCAACCCGCACGTGCCCACCGTGCACGCCAACTACCGCTTCATCCATCAGGGCGGGAAGGCCTGGTTCGGCGGCGGCGCGGACCTGACGCCGTACTACCTCTACGACGAGGACGCGACGCACTTCCATCGCGTGCACAAGGCCGCCTGCGACAAGCACGACGCGGACTACTACCCGCGCTTCAAGGCCGCGTGTGACGGGTACTTCCACCTGCGCCACCGCGAGGAGACGCGCGGCGTGGGCGGCGTCTTCTTCGAGAACATGGGCGGGGAGCTGGAGAAGGAGTTCGCCTTCATCCAGGACTGCGGCCGGGCCTTCCTGGACGCGTACCTGCCCATCGCGGAGCGGCGCAAGGACACGCCGGTGACCCAGGCGCAGCGCTTCTGGCAGGAGGTGCGGCGCGGGCGCTACGTGGAGTTCAACCTCGTCTACGACCGGGGCACCGTCTTCGGCCTGGAGACGCGCGGGCGCACCGAGTCCATCCTCATGTCGCTGCCGCCGCAGGTCCGCTGGCGCTACGACCACCACCCCGAGCCCGGCACGCCCGAGGCCCGGCTGGTGGAGGTGCTGCGTCAGCCGCGCGACTGGGCGCGGGGAGGCTGA
- a CDS encoding RNA polymerase sigma factor has translation MATDDLTLVKRVRTGDQRAFKLLVERYQRKVYAVALGMLKDKEEAMDVSQEAFVKVYKYLDHFKGDSSFYTWLYRITVNICIDVIRKRGGGGEVVEFDESQAMDLSEARIGALGSRLGTNPQKSALRRELAEKIQEALSTVPEKHRAILLLREIEGMSYDDLARTLDIPKGTVMSRLFHARAKVQKILSEYLELDEAKSGVGSE, from the coding sequence TTGGCAACCGACGACCTCACTCTCGTCAAGCGCGTCCGGACCGGCGACCAGCGCGCTTTCAAACTCCTCGTCGAGCGTTACCAGCGCAAGGTGTACGCCGTTGCCCTGGGCATGCTGAAGGACAAGGAGGAAGCGATGGACGTCTCCCAGGAGGCGTTCGTCAAGGTCTACAAGTACCTGGACCACTTCAAGGGCGACTCGTCCTTCTACACCTGGCTCTACCGCATCACCGTCAATATCTGCATCGACGTGATTCGCAAGCGCGGCGGTGGCGGCGAAGTCGTCGAGTTCGACGAGAGCCAGGCCATGGACCTGTCCGAGGCGCGCATTGGCGCGCTGGGCAGCCGTCTGGGGACCAACCCCCAGAAGAGCGCCCTGCGCCGCGAGCTGGCGGAGAAGATCCAGGAGGCCCTGTCCACGGTGCCGGAAAAGCACCGGGCCATCCTCCTGCTGCGGGAAATCGAGGGCATGTCGTACGACGACCTCGCTCGCACCCTGGACATCCCCAAGGGCACGGTGATGAGCCGCCTGTTCCATGCCCGGGCCAAGGTTCAGAAAATCCTCAGTGAATACCTGGAGTTGGACGAAGCGAAAAGCGGCGTGGGCAGTGAGTGA
- a CDS encoding anti-sigma factor family protein has translation MAGNPACERFVPMLSPYVDGELSSAERVNVERHLAACRDCTGRAADLRAESGLLRVGLDMAVDDVDFKDFTQRVMARVTPDKPPLMERLKLAVSEMFLYQRTAMISSLATAAVLVLVGLPLLMNDRAPVGYAAERMTVKSIQPYRNAEVAPVVMETDNGGTIIWLVDEDSDVLPAGAEGGERQEQTGGGQPDGNGRNVPARPAPDAPRPSGGSL, from the coding sequence ATGGCCGGTAATCCCGCGTGTGAGCGTTTCGTCCCCATGCTGTCCCCGTACGTCGACGGCGAGCTCAGCTCGGCCGAGCGCGTCAACGTGGAGCGGCACCTGGCGGCCTGCCGCGACTGCACCGGGCGGGCGGCGGACCTGCGCGCCGAATCCGGGCTGCTGCGCGTCGGCCTGGACATGGCCGTGGACGACGTGGACTTCAAGGACTTCACCCAGCGCGTCATGGCGCGGGTGACGCCGGACAAGCCGCCCCTCATGGAGCGACTGAAGCTGGCAGTGTCCGAAATGTTCCTCTACCAGCGCACCGCGATGATTTCGTCGCTGGCCACGGCCGCCGTGCTGGTACTGGTGGGCTTGCCCCTGCTGATGAACGACCGGGCGCCGGTGGGGTACGCCGCCGAGCGCATGACGGTGAAGTCCATCCAGCCCTACCGCAACGCCGAGGTGGCGCCGGTGGTGATGGAGACGGACAATGGGGGCACCATCATCTGGCTGGTGGACGAGGACTCGGATGTCCTGCCCGCCGGCGCGGAGGGTGGTGAACGCCAGGAACAGACGGGCGGCGGCCAGCCGGACGGAAACGGGCGCAACGTGCCCGCGCGCCCGGCTCCCGACGCCCCCAGGCCGTCGGGAGGCTCCTTGTGA